The following proteins are encoded in a genomic region of Syngnathoides biaculeatus isolate LvHL_M chromosome 15, ASM1980259v1, whole genome shotgun sequence:
- the enpep gene encoding glutamyl aminopeptidase: MVNTMDLEHEKRQYYIRAKHIFIICITVVVCSLVVGLVVGLSRSDTTTTATHSTPAPTTVPTQPPKPGRGPCKPSTDSSGDWKNFRLPDYVKPIHYDLLLEPDLLDDTYTGIVNIEVEVSKPTRHLWVHIRETFVSDKPRLRLLDRHGGEKYVPVKSCFEYKPHEYVVVQATEVLPITGPGEVYVLSLDFKGWLNGSLVGFYRVVYTENGVTKKIAATDHEPTDARKSFPCFDEPNKKATYKISIIHDASYGALSNMPLESPPEGLSGNKMRTSFQKSIPMSTYLVCFAVHQFIHVERISARGIPLRIYTQPSQLATATYAANTTKIIFDYFEQYFNMNYSISKLDKIAIPDFGTGAMENWGLITYRETNLLYDEKQSSSYNKQRVASVIAHELVHQWFGNIVTMDWWDDLWLNEGFASFFEYIGVEKAEPSWGMRDIMIISDVLPVMVDDALLSSHPIIVNVSSPAEITSVFDAISYSKGASVLRMLEDWMGKDVFRAGCQKYLKDYYFKNAKTDNFWASLANVSGLPIGEVMDTWTKQMGYPVVDLTVTDVTKLRLTQNRFLLDPNPDVNQPPSPFGYKWTIPIKSHSVKSNKNMSVMFDKSSTEHVLSDYSLSVDGLLKINNDHIGFYRVNHDDQIWNAICQQLQKDYLEFDAADRTSYIDDVFALARADIIDYGHALNLTMYLKNEPDYIVWERVASSIAYVGDMLSGNTALYPKFQKLFRDHVKVISSELGWDDVGTQTQRLLRETVLSIACQMGDQTTLNEASHIFDQWINGTISNIAVNLRLLVYRYGMKNSGTEAKWNIMLKRYKNTFLAQEKDKLLYGLASVQDVNLLWRLLDAAKDMNVVRSQDLFTLVRYVSFNPMGQTMAWDWTTLNWEYLVNRYTINDRNLGRLLTQISSTYNTELQLWKMEHFFRLTPIAGAGEMPRQQALERVRNNIKWIQKNENEIRVWLQSNIA, encoded by the exons ATGGTCAACACCATGGACTTGGAGCATGAAAAGAGGCAATACTACATCCGTGCCAAGCATATATTTATCATTTGTATTACAGTAGTAGTCTGCTCTTTGGTAGTTGGTCTTGTGGTGGGCCTTTCCCGGAGTGATACGACCACAACAGCCACACACTCTACACCAGCCCCCACAACGGTGCCTACGCAGCCCCCAAAACCTGGTAGGGGGCCCTGCAAGCCTTCCACTGACAGCAGTGGTGACTGGAAAAATTTCCGTCTGCCTGACTATGTGAAACCGATCCATTATGACTTGCTGCTGGAACCAGACCTTCTTGACGATACTTATACTGGCATTGTGAACATTGAAGTGGAAGTCAGCAAGCCCACCCGCCATCTGTGGGTTCATATCAGAGAGACATTCGTCAGTGACAAGCCCAGGCTAAGGTTGTTGGACCGGCATGGAGGGGAGAAGTATGTGCCAGTAAAGAGTTGCTTTGAATATAAACCACATGAGTATGTGGTGGTTCAGGCTACAGAGGTGCTGCCGATCACCGGCCCCGGTGAAGTGTATGTGCTAAGTTTGGATTTCAAAGGGTGGCTGAATGGCTCCTTGGTGGGATTTTACCGAGTAGTTTACACAGAAAACGGAGTTACCAA AAAGATTGCTGCGACTGATCATGAGCCAACAGATGCACGGAAATCATTTCCCTGCTTTGATGAACCCAACAAAAAGGCTACCTATAAAATCTCGATCATTCATGATGCATCCTATGGTGCCCTGTCCAACATGCCACTTGAG AGTCCCCCCGAAGGTCTGTCAGGCAATAAAATGAGGACTTCATTCCAGAAGTCCATTCCAATGAGTACCTATTTGGTATGTTTTGCTGTGCACCAGTTCATTCATGTGGAAAGAATATCTGCCCGAGGAATTCCC TTGAGAATCTACACCCAGCCAAGTCAGTTAGCAACTGCAACATATGcagcaaacacaacaaaaataatttttgattaCTTTGAGCAATACTTCAATATGAACTACTCCATCTCAAAACTGG ACAAGATAGCTATCCCTGACTTTGGGACAGGTGCAATGGAAAACTGGGGACTCATCACCTACAGGGAGACCAACTTGCTGTATGATGAGAAACAATCATCGTCCTACAATAAGCAAAGGGTTGCGAGTGTTATTGCCCATGAGTTGGTTCACCAG tggttTGGAAATATCGTGACTATGGATTGGTGGGATGACCTCTGGCTCAATGAAGGCTTTGCAAGCTTCTTTGAGTACATCGGTGTGGAGAAAGCAGAGCCCAGCTGGGGCATG CGGGACATAATGATCATCAGTGATGTACTCCCTGTTATGGTTGATGACGCCCTACTCTCATCCCACCCAATTATTGTGAATGTGTCATCCCCAGCAGAGATCACCTCTGTGTTCGATGCAATATCATACAGCAAG ggaGCATCAGTTCTCAGAATGCTTGAGGACTGGATGGGTAAAGATGTGTTCAGAGCTGGCTGTCAG aaatatttaaaagacTATTACTTCAAGAATGCTAAAACTGACAACTTTTGGGCATCTCTAGCAAAT GTTAGTGGGTTGCCAATTGGAGAGGTAATGGACACATGGACCAAGCAGATGGGTTATCCAGTGGTTGACTTGACTGTCACAGATGTGACAAAGCTCAGATTGACCCAAAATCGTTTCCTCTTGGATCCTAATCCTGATGTCAACCAACCTCCTTCACCATTCGG TTACAAGTGGACTATCCCAATCAAGTCACACTCCGTGAAGAGCAATAAGAACATGTCAGTCATGTTTGACAAGAGCAGCACAG AGCATGTTCTAAGTGACTACTCACTTTCAGTGGACGGTCTGCTGAAGATCAACAATGATCACATTGGATTCTACCGAGTCAACCATGATGACCAAATATGGAATGCGATTTGCCAACAGCTTCAAAAAGACTACTTG GAGTTTGATGCAGCTGACCGCACAAGCTATATTGACGATGTATTTGCGCTAGCAAG gGCAGACATCATTGACTATGGCCATGCCTTAAACCTTACCATGTATCTTAAAAATGAGCCTGACTACATTGTATGGGAGCGTGTCGCCTCCTCTATTGCTTATGTTGGGGACATGCTGTCAGGCAATACTGCTCTCTACCCAAAGTTTCAG AAACTGTTCCGTGATCATGTGAAAGTAATTTCATCTGAACTTGGATGGGATGATGTTGGAACACAGACACAGAG GTTACTACGTGAGACTGTGCTCAGCATTGCTTGTCAAATGGGAGATCAAACTACATTGAATGAAGCATCACACATTTTTGATCAATGGATTAACGGAACTATCAG CAATATCGCAGTTAACCTGAGGTTGTTAGTTTATCGTTATGGCATGAAAAACTCGGGCACTGAAGCAAAGTGGAACATCATGTTAAAGAGGTACAAGAACACCTTCTTGGCTCAGGAGAAAGACAAGTTGCTGTATGGCTTGGCATCTGTCCAGGATGTAAATCTTCTTTGGag GCTCCTCGATGCAGCTAAAGATATGAATGTGGTGAGAAGCCAGGATCTGTTCACTTTGGTGAGATATGTGTCCTTTAACCCGATGGGTCAAACCATGGCCTGGGACTGGACCACACTCAACTGGGAATACCTGGTTAACAG